A genomic region of Pseudomonas abietaniphila contains the following coding sequences:
- the folE gene encoding GTP cyclohydrolase I FolE, which yields MTLSLPQHYREILVGLGEDPEREGLLDTPKRAAKAMQYLCHGYDQTLEEIVNGALFASDNDEMVIVKDIELYSLCEHHLLPFIGKAHVAYIPTGKVLGLSKIARIVDMFARRLQIQENLTRQIADAIQGVTSAAGVAVVIEAQHMCMMMRGVEKQNSTMNTSVMLGAFRESTTTRMEFLQLIGRSK from the coding sequence ATGACCTTGTCACTGCCACAACACTACCGTGAAATCCTTGTCGGCCTGGGCGAAGACCCGGAGCGCGAAGGTTTGCTGGACACCCCCAAGCGCGCGGCCAAGGCGATGCAATACCTGTGTCACGGCTACGACCAGACGCTGGAAGAAATCGTCAACGGCGCGCTCTTTGCGTCCGACAACGACGAAATGGTGATCGTCAAAGACATCGAACTGTATTCGCTGTGCGAGCATCACTTGCTGCCTTTCATCGGCAAGGCCCACGTGGCGTACATCCCGACGGGCAAAGTACTGGGCCTGTCGAAGATCGCGCGCATCGTAGACATGTTCGCGCGTCGCTTGCAGATTCAGGAAAACCTGACCCGCCAGATCGCCGATGCTATCCAGGGCGTGACCAGCGCTGCCGGTGTGGCGGTGGTGATTGAAGCCCAACACATGTGCATGATGATGCGCGGCGTGGAAAAGCAGAACTCGACCATGAACACGTCGGTGATGCTTGGCGCGTTCCGCGAATCGACCACGACACGGATGGAATTCCTGCAACTGATCGGACGGAGCAAGTAG
- the cysZ gene encoding sulfate transporter CysZ, whose translation MPAPALSGPQYLREGLKLVLSPGLRLFVLLPLTINLVLFSALIYFAGHEFSLWVNSFMPTLPSWLSFLNYILWPLFVVLVVLMVFFTFTMIANIIAAPFNGFLSEKVEVVLRGTDDFPAFSWGELIEMIPRTLSREMRKLGYFLPRAIGLFILSWIPVVNIIAAPLWLLFGVWMMAIQYIDYPADNHKMSWQDMLAWLRAKRWQSMSFGGIVYLVLLIPVVNILMMPAAVAGATLFWVRERGAETQVERVR comes from the coding sequence ATGCCCGCACCCGCTCTGTCCGGCCCGCAATACCTGCGCGAAGGCCTGAAACTGGTCCTCAGCCCCGGCCTGCGTTTATTCGTCCTGTTGCCCCTGACCATCAATCTGGTGCTGTTCAGCGCGCTGATTTATTTCGCGGGGCACGAATTCAGCCTATGGGTCAATTCGTTCATGCCAACGTTGCCCAGTTGGCTAAGCTTCCTTAATTACATTCTCTGGCCCCTGTTCGTGGTGCTGGTGGTGTTGATGGTGTTTTTCACCTTCACCATGATCGCCAACATCATCGCGGCACCATTCAACGGCTTTCTGTCGGAAAAGGTCGAAGTCGTCCTGCGGGGCACCGATGACTTTCCGGCGTTCAGCTGGGGCGAACTGATCGAAATGATCCCGCGCACCCTCAGTCGTGAAATGCGCAAGCTCGGCTACTTTCTGCCGCGCGCCATCGGCCTGTTCATCCTGTCGTGGATCCCCGTGGTCAACATCATCGCCGCGCCGCTCTGGCTGCTGTTCGGCGTCTGGATGATGGCGATTCAGTACATCGACTACCCGGCCGACAACCACAAAATGAGCTGGCAAGACATGCTCGCCTGGCTACGCGCCAAACGCTGGCAGAGCATGAGCTTCGGCGGCATCGTTTATCTGGTGCTGCTGATCCCGGTGGTCAACATCCTGATGATGCCTGCGGCGGTGGCCGGAGCGACGTTGTTCTGGGTGCGCGAGCGAGGGGCGGAGACGCAGGTGGAACGGGTTCGCTGA
- a CDS encoding recombinase family protein has protein sequence MYTHLYLRASFKDQDANRAKVALEQFAVEKQLEVVGIYAENVSGTKLNRPELMRLLNTAAAGEVLLVESVDRLSRLSQGDWEALKATIKTKGLRLVVADLPTSHMLIQDQGITGQIMDVVNGMLIDLMATMARLDQEKRVERIRQGLENKRAAEPDWKPAGKGKNVVKWNAVKALMQKHPTMSADDIATLAKCGVATVYRIKREMSLA, from the coding sequence ATGTACACCCACCTCTACCTGCGAGCATCATTCAAGGATCAGGACGCAAACCGGGCCAAGGTGGCACTTGAGCAGTTCGCCGTCGAGAAGCAGTTAGAGGTCGTGGGCATATATGCGGAAAACGTGAGCGGAACGAAGCTGAATCGCCCGGAACTGATGCGACTGCTGAACACGGCTGCCGCTGGTGAAGTGTTGTTGGTTGAATCCGTAGACCGTCTCAGCCGTCTTTCACAGGGCGATTGGGAAGCACTGAAAGCCACCATCAAAACCAAGGGGCTTCGCTTGGTTGTCGCTGATCTGCCTACCAGCCATATGCTGATTCAAGATCAGGGTATCACCGGGCAAATCATGGACGTGGTTAACGGGATGCTCATTGACCTGATGGCGACTATGGCCCGCTTGGATCAAGAGAAGCGGGTGGAGCGAATCCGCCAAGGGCTAGAGAACAAGCGAGCTGCTGAGCCTGACTGGAAACCTGCTGGTAAAGGCAAGAATGTCGTCAAATGGAATGCGGTCAAAGCTCTGATGCAGAAGCACCCAACCATGTCTGCTGATGACATCGCTACGCTTGCCAAATGCGGTGTCGCTACCGTCTACCGCATAAAGCGAGAAATGAGCCTCGCCTAG
- the folM gene encoding dihydromonapterin reductase, which yields MASSLDPVLITGASQRIGLHCAERLLDDGYPVIVSYRTERPGVQALRDKGAVAIQADFSSQESVMAFIAQLKGITDSLRAIVHNASEWLAETQGDEGDVFMRMFNVHMLAPYLINLHCAELLKRSAMADIIHIGDDVTRKGSSKHIAYCASKAGMDNLTLSFAARYAPDIKVNGIAPAMLMFKPDDDAAYRTTTLAKSALGIEPGPDVIYQSLRYLMDNPYVTGTTLTVNGGRHVK from the coding sequence ATGGCTTCCTCTCTTGACCCTGTCCTCATCACTGGTGCCAGCCAGCGTATCGGTCTGCATTGCGCGGAACGGTTGCTGGACGACGGTTATCCGGTGATTGTCAGCTACCGGACCGAGCGGCCCGGCGTGCAGGCGCTAAGGGACAAAGGCGCCGTTGCGATTCAGGCTGATTTTTCCTCGCAAGAAAGCGTGATGGCGTTTATCGCGCAGCTCAAAGGCATCACCGACAGTCTTCGCGCAATCGTCCACAATGCCTCGGAATGGCTGGCCGAGACCCAAGGCGACGAAGGCGACGTGTTCATGCGCATGTTCAACGTGCACATGCTTGCGCCGTATCTGATCAACCTGCACTGCGCCGAACTGCTGAAGCGTTCTGCGATGGCAGACATTATTCACATCGGTGACGACGTCACGCGCAAAGGCAGCAGCAAGCACATCGCTTACTGCGCCAGCAAAGCGGGTATGGATAACCTGACCCTGTCGTTTGCCGCCCGGTATGCCCCAGACATCAAGGTCAACGGCATCGCCCCTGCCATGCTGATGTTCAAACCAGACGACGATGCGGCGTACCGCACTACCACCCTGGCCAAATCGGCATTGGGCATCGAACCCGGTCCCGACGTGATCTATCAAAGCCTGCGCTACCTGATGGACAACCCCTACGTCACCGGCACCACACTGACCGTAAACGGTGGACGGCACGTCAAGTAA
- a CDS encoding DUF1244 domain-containing protein, translated as MTEQQRLELEAAAFRRLVAHLDSRKDVQNIDLMNLSGFCRNCLSKWYKAAADEKQIDISLDDAREVVYGMPYSEWKSLYQKEASADQQAAFAKEKKHD; from the coding sequence ATGACCGAGCAACAACGCCTCGAACTCGAAGCCGCCGCCTTCCGTCGTCTGGTTGCGCACCTGGACAGCCGCAAGGATGTGCAGAACATCGACCTGATGAACCTGTCCGGTTTTTGCCGGAACTGCCTGTCCAAGTGGTACAAGGCCGCCGCCGACGAGAAGCAGATCGACATCAGCCTCGATGACGCCCGCGAAGTGGTCTATGGCATGCCGTACAGCGAGTGGAAATCCCTTTATCAGAAAGAAGCCAGCGCCGACCAGCAGGCCGCGTTTGCCAAGGAAAAGAAACATGACTGA
- a CDS encoding helix-turn-helix domain-containing protein, translated as MGVNQEAFADRCGFARTYMSRIETGGANPSINAIKVLADALGVSISTLFEGL; from the coding sequence ATGGGCGTCAACCAAGAAGCATTTGCAGATAGGTGTGGTTTCGCCCGAACGTACATGTCTCGAATTGAAACAGGGGGTGCGAACCCGTCGATCAACGCGATCAAGGTTCTTGCCGATGCTCTTGGTGTAAGCATTTCTACTCTGTTCGAAGGGCTGTGA
- the trxB gene encoding thioredoxin-disulfide reductase, translating to MSDVRHSRVIILGSGPAGYSAAVYAARANLKPLLITGMQAGGQLTTTTEVDNWPGDPHGLTGPVLMERMREHAERFETEIVFDHINSVDLAGKPFTLKGDSGTYTCDALIIATGASARYLGLPSEEAFMGKGVSACATCDGFFYRNKPVAVVGGGNTAVEEALYLANIASKVTLVHRRETFRAEKILIDKLHARVAEGKIELKLNSTLDEVLGDNMGVTGARLKNNDGSTSELKVDGVFIAIGHTPNTSLFDGQLALKDGYMVVQGGREGNATATSVDGVFAAGDVADHVYRQAITSAGAGCMAALDVERYLDGLANASF from the coding sequence ATGTCTGATGTACGTCATTCCCGAGTGATTATTCTCGGCTCCGGCCCTGCCGGTTACAGCGCTGCGGTCTATGCGGCACGCGCCAACCTCAAGCCTCTGCTGATCACCGGCATGCAGGCGGGTGGTCAGCTGACCACCACCACCGAGGTCGACAACTGGCCGGGCGATCCCCATGGCCTGACCGGCCCGGTATTGATGGAGCGTATGCGCGAACACGCCGAGCGTTTCGAAACCGAAATCGTCTTCGACCACATCAACTCCGTGGATCTGGCCGGCAAGCCATTCACCCTCAAGGGCGACAGCGGCACCTACACCTGCGACGCGCTGATCATCGCCACTGGCGCCAGCGCTCGCTACCTGGGCCTGCCGTCCGAAGAGGCGTTCATGGGCAAGGGTGTTTCGGCCTGTGCGACGTGCGACGGTTTCTTCTACCGCAACAAGCCCGTGGCTGTGGTCGGTGGCGGTAACACGGCCGTTGAAGAGGCGCTGTACCTGGCCAATATCGCGAGCAAAGTGACGCTGGTTCACCGTCGCGAGACCTTCCGTGCCGAGAAGATCCTGATCGACAAGCTGCACGCACGTGTCGCCGAAGGCAAGATCGAGCTCAAGCTGAACTCGACGCTGGACGAAGTGCTGGGTGACAACATGGGCGTGACCGGTGCGCGCCTGAAGAACAACGATGGCAGCACGTCGGAGCTGAAAGTCGACGGCGTGTTCATCGCCATCGGCCACACCCCGAACACTTCGCTGTTCGACGGTCAGCTGGCGCTGAAAGACGGCTACATGGTGGTGCAGGGCGGTCGCGAAGGTAATGCGACGGCCACCAGCGTTGACGGTGTGTTTGCGGCAGGTGACGTGGCTGACCACGTCTATCGTCAGGCGATCACCTCGGCGGGCGCCGGCTGCATGGCGGCACTGGACGTCGAGCGTTACCTGGACGGCCTGGCGAACGCCTCGTTCTGA
- a CDS encoding antibiotic biosynthesis monooxygenase, translating into MSTSPVTLMVARRVAHGRYQELIAWLHEGEQLATDFPGYLGSGVLAPPPGDDEFQIIFRFADEATMHAWEHSASRRSWLVRGSGLFAKNSVHRVRGMDGWFGTVGQRPPRWKQAVAIWLAFFPVSLIFNYVLGPLLAQFDLLPRIMISTLILTPLMVFWFIPLSTHLLSGWLNSSTPATTPPAESASTR; encoded by the coding sequence ATGTCTACCTCACCCGTCACGCTGATGGTTGCCCGTCGCGTCGCCCACGGCCGCTATCAGGAACTGATTGCCTGGCTGCATGAAGGCGAACAACTCGCTACCGACTTCCCCGGCTACCTGGGTTCAGGTGTGCTCGCACCGCCTCCGGGTGACGACGAATTCCAGATCATTTTCCGCTTTGCCGACGAAGCCACCATGCACGCCTGGGAGCATTCGGCCTCCCGACGCTCATGGTTGGTGCGCGGCAGCGGCCTGTTCGCAAAAAATTCCGTGCACCGCGTACGTGGCATGGACGGCTGGTTCGGCACCGTCGGTCAGCGCCCTCCTCGCTGGAAACAGGCAGTGGCCATCTGGCTCGCGTTCTTTCCCGTGTCGCTGATCTTCAACTATGTACTGGGCCCGCTGCTTGCGCAGTTCGATTTGCTGCCGCGGATCATGATCAGCACCCTGATTCTTACGCCGTTAATGGTCTTCTGGTTCATTCCGCTCTCAACGCACTTGTTGTCCGGCTGGTTGAACAGCAGCACACCTGCCACCACGCCACCTGCCGAATCCGCTTCGACCCGATGA
- a CDS encoding EI24 domain-containing protein: MKDAAFRRYSTLFQYIDYPADNHKMSWQDMLAWLRAKRWQSMSFGGIVYLVLLIPVVNILMMPAAVAGATLFWVRERGAETQVERVR; encoded by the coding sequence GTGAAAGACGCGGCTTTCAGACGATATAGCACGCTTTTTCAGTACATCGACTACCCCGCCGACAACCACAAAATGAGCTGGCAAGACATGCTCGCCTGGCTGCGCGCCAAACGCTGGCAGAGCATGAGCTTCGGCGGCATCGTTTATCTGGTGCTGCTGATCCCGGTGGTCAACATCCTGATGATGCCTGCGGCGGTGGCCGGGGCAACCCTGTTCTGGGTGCGGGAGCGAGGGGCGGAGACGCAGGTGGAACGGGTTCGGTAA
- a CDS encoding site-specific integrase encodes MALIAQPFRHPDSGIYYLRRRVPDDLRHIIGKTEIRRSLNTRNHQQAKSAFAVAYAESEQLFHNARHGLNSEHHKLHEITSLPLAAPAPAPVKMESHVRLSEVLTDYVKAISMSDRPAYVSRRHGVDYSRAVNRFITDMGDKPITAIQPSDIHAFAAKLLQPSSDQVKPLATSSTRLLLARLSSVMAFAVDHGQIETNPVTASRIHKRLGSGKPKRRLDDNRGYRWDELVTLFSHAEFQKLRTAEGRPGYALFWIPLMAAYTGGRREELAQLYVRDIHQHESGSWFIRIIDDRPDKSVKTDSSRREIPVHEDLIALGFLTLVQDRQPEDRVFPQLIKVSDGFAGIVTKAWRPITARCGVYQPGRNPLHAFRHSFKTLAREHGIPKEVSDWITGHATGHIGDSYGINPLSRMALEIKKLPSIAKAAGLLADA; translated from the coding sequence ATGGCATTGATAGCACAACCATTCAGGCACCCAGACTCAGGCATCTACTACCTCCGGCGTCGGGTGCCGGATGATCTCAGGCACATCATCGGCAAGACCGAAATACGTCGCTCGTTGAACACGCGAAATCACCAGCAAGCGAAATCGGCGTTTGCTGTCGCGTACGCGGAATCCGAACAGCTTTTTCATAATGCACGCCACGGCCTCAATTCTGAGCATCATAAGCTGCACGAGATCACGTCTCTCCCGCTCGCAGCACCAGCACCAGCCCCGGTGAAAATGGAAAGCCATGTACGGCTTTCGGAAGTACTTACTGACTACGTTAAGGCCATATCCATGTCGGACAGGCCTGCATACGTGTCCCGTCGTCACGGAGTTGATTACAGTCGAGCGGTCAATCGCTTCATTACGGACATGGGTGACAAACCCATAACGGCGATCCAGCCCTCGGACATACACGCGTTTGCTGCCAAACTACTCCAGCCGTCAAGTGATCAGGTCAAACCGCTCGCAACTTCATCCACCCGCCTGTTATTGGCGAGGCTCTCATCAGTGATGGCGTTCGCCGTCGACCACGGGCAGATCGAGACAAACCCAGTCACCGCATCCCGAATTCACAAACGCCTCGGATCAGGTAAGCCGAAACGCCGCCTGGACGATAATCGGGGGTATAGATGGGACGAACTGGTCACTTTGTTCAGCCATGCAGAGTTTCAAAAGCTCCGGACAGCGGAGGGACGACCGGGCTATGCATTGTTCTGGATACCGCTGATGGCGGCCTACACCGGAGGACGACGGGAGGAACTGGCTCAGCTATATGTCCGGGACATCCATCAACACGAGAGCGGAAGTTGGTTCATACGGATCATCGACGACCGCCCTGACAAGTCCGTGAAGACCGACAGTAGCCGCAGGGAAATCCCAGTGCATGAGGATTTGATCGCGCTAGGGTTTCTGACATTGGTGCAGGATCGGCAGCCAGAAGACAGAGTCTTCCCTCAGCTCATCAAGGTGTCCGATGGTTTCGCCGGGATCGTGACCAAGGCTTGGCGTCCAATCACAGCAAGGTGCGGAGTGTATCAGCCAGGCCGAAACCCGCTTCACGCGTTCCGACACAGCTTCAAGACACTCGCAAGGGAACATGGCATTCCGAAGGAAGTAAGCGACTGGATCACTGGCCATGCGACCGGACACATCGGAGACAGCTATGGTATTAACCCGCTTTCTCGAATGGCGCTGGAAATAAAGAAGCTGCCCAGTATCGCGAAGGCGGCAGGGCTGCTCGCGGACGCGTGA
- a CDS encoding peroxiredoxin — protein sequence MSVLVNKQAPDFTAAAVLGDGSIVDSFKLSSLRGKYVVLFFWPLDFTFVCPSEIIAHDNRIAKFRDLGVEVVGVSVDSHFTHAAWRNTPVEKGGIGPVQFTMVADIKHEITRAYGIEHEDGVALRGSFLIDQAGVVQHQVVNNLPLGRDVDDMVRLVEALQFTEQHGEVCPAGWRPGQKGMKADASGVADYLAENAKSL from the coding sequence ATGAGCGTTCTGGTAAACAAACAAGCCCCTGACTTCACCGCAGCGGCAGTCCTGGGTGACGGTTCGATCGTCGACAGCTTCAAGCTGTCCTCTTTGCGTGGCAAATACGTCGTGCTGTTCTTCTGGCCTCTGGACTTCACGTTCGTGTGCCCGTCGGAAATCATCGCGCACGACAACCGCATCGCTAAATTCCGCGACCTGGGCGTTGAAGTGGTTGGCGTTTCCGTCGACTCGCACTTCACCCACGCCGCATGGCGCAACACCCCGGTTGAAAAGGGCGGCATTGGTCCGGTCCAGTTCACCATGGTCGCCGACATCAAGCACGAGATCACTCGCGCTTACGGTATCGAACACGAAGACGGCGTTGCGCTGCGCGGTTCGTTCCTGATCGACCAGGCGGGTGTGGTTCAGCATCAGGTGGTGAACAACCTGCCACTGGGCCGCGACGTAGACGACATGGTTCGTCTGGTCGAAGCACTGCAGTTCACCGAGCAGCACGGCGAAGTCTGCCCGGCTGGCTGGCGTCCAGGCCAGAAAGGCATGAAGGCTGACGCTTCGGGCGTTGCCGATTACCTGGCTGAAAACGCGAAGAGCTTGTAA
- the folX gene encoding dihydroneopterin triphosphate 2'-epimerase, protein MARLEPGTARIRVKDLCLRTYIGINEDEILNKQDVLINLTILYAAQEAVRDNDIDHALNYRTITKAIIQHVENNRFALLERLTQEVLDLVMSHEPVQYAEVEVDKPHALRFAESVSITLAAER, encoded by the coding sequence ATGGCAAGACTCGAACCAGGCACCGCACGCATCAGGGTCAAGGACCTGTGCCTGCGCACCTACATCGGCATCAACGAAGACGAAATCCTCAACAAACAGGACGTGCTGATCAACCTGACGATTTTGTATGCGGCTCAGGAAGCGGTCCGCGACAACGACATCGATCACGCCCTGAATTACCGCACCATCACCAAAGCGATCATCCAGCACGTCGAAAACAATCGCTTCGCCTTGCTCGAACGGCTGACGCAGGAAGTGCTGGACCTTGTGATGAGCCACGAACCCGTGCAGTACGCCGAAGTGGAAGTCGACAAGCCGCATGCCCTGCGCTTTGCAGAGTCGGTGTCCATTACCCTGGCGGCCGAACGCTGA
- a CDS encoding flagellar protein FlhE — protein MSSFIQGLKMKNFRKLNGVALRAGFVSTAVFLSSHALAGTYTSTVQLPTLHSKNYVYTAHVPVPAGVGSGFIKNISWNWNVHGWPRGLQVYLCQTSTRCIDVSRQRVGSKATFTQFHASQPFFYELKLSDPGRVPVAGLLGKLTVNW, from the coding sequence ATGAGTTCGTTTATTCAGGGGTTAAAAATGAAAAACTTTAGAAAGTTGAACGGTGTCGCTCTGCGTGCAGGTTTTGTATCCACTGCGGTTTTTCTTTCATCTCATGCTTTGGCCGGTACCTACACGTCCACAGTGCAATTACCAACGCTGCACTCGAAAAACTATGTTTATACTGCTCACGTGCCTGTACCCGCCGGAGTTGGCTCAGGCTTTATTAAGAACATAAGTTGGAATTGGAATGTGCACGGCTGGCCGAGGGGGCTCCAAGTATATCTCTGTCAGACATCTACGCGATGTATCGATGTTTCCCGGCAACGGGTTGGCTCAAAGGCTACGTTCACTCAGTTCCATGCATCGCAGCCGTTCTTTTACGAGCTTAAGCTATCCGATCCGGGCCGGGTGCCTGTAGCAGGCCTATTAGGTAAGCTCACCGTCAATTGGTGA
- a CDS encoding HopJ type III effector protein translates to MTDLNTLRASLNSGEHVFADTLAFVAAHYDYQPQAFSNGPVENAAGQNEGSCKTLGLALLEGLSDEEALLAFGEHYRSVVATPDGSDHGNIRALIVHGLAGVTFSAQPLTRKA, encoded by the coding sequence ATGACTGACTTGAACACCCTGCGCGCCAGTCTCAACAGTGGCGAACACGTATTCGCCGACACCCTGGCGTTCGTGGCTGCGCACTACGACTACCAGCCGCAAGCGTTCAGCAACGGTCCGGTGGAGAACGCCGCAGGCCAGAACGAAGGCTCGTGCAAGACGCTGGGCCTGGCACTGCTGGAAGGCTTGAGCGACGAAGAAGCCCTGCTGGCCTTCGGTGAGCATTATCGTTCGGTCGTCGCAACGCCAGACGGCAGCGACCACGGCAACATCCGTGCGCTGATCGTCCATGGTTTGGCGGGCGTCACGTTCAGCGCGCAGCCGCTGACGCGCAAGGCCTGA
- a CDS encoding NACHT domain-containing protein, giving the protein MLAEAAVAGFIAKNYDRIITVAKSSFEKFDEDLRIKLKLAYRDYLSNTIAKYSKSKSFFIRNEPTSLYDYYVPIGIFANNLALNEPNISNCLELSKRIIIAGTGGTGKSILMKHLFLDCISSERYVPIMVELRDLNEIDSSLDSFIETTLANYGFNTTGSFIEKAKKSGHFCFFFDGYDEVNHNKRKKLIKEIKQISDKYPKCPIILSSRPDEAFNGLEIFSIFSILPMDLDTAVTLVNKLPFDLDIKSKFVKALHDKLYNEHQSFLSNPLLLSIMLLTYGENSEIPSKLSIFYNQAFEALFRRHDAYKGGYNRVRLTTLDIQDFSRVFSLFSLQTYEKREFKMSRTACITYIEKSRKSLGKDFVPEAYLQDLLTAACLLTEDGLDVAFSHRSFQEYFVALHISAAAPEIQEALILRYWKNMKSDDVIKLLIEINPELVERVLLIPELDKLFSKLKVNKTVGVTHTARFFKQQFTHINIERRGLTATAKDQEATVFDLAQFVVPHGGYIFPDSDVFKSFDERMVATYGNPEKGVIRFPTSGMTYNTPILHDLLHFEGRFSIKYFQALFQGYKRLKLKHTNRLENLDKLLGI; this is encoded by the coding sequence ATGTTAGCCGAAGCTGCTGTTGCAGGTTTTATCGCGAAGAACTACGATCGGATTATAACCGTTGCTAAGAGTTCTTTTGAAAAATTCGACGAAGATCTTCGCATCAAACTAAAGCTGGCCTATCGTGACTACCTTTCCAATACGATAGCCAAGTATTCAAAATCCAAGTCTTTCTTCATCCGAAATGAGCCGACTTCCCTTTATGATTACTATGTCCCAATCGGGATTTTTGCTAACAACTTAGCGCTTAACGAGCCTAACATATCAAACTGCTTAGAGCTTTCAAAGAGAATCATCATCGCAGGAACCGGCGGAACTGGTAAGTCGATACTGATGAAGCACCTATTCCTAGACTGCATCAGCTCGGAAAGATATGTTCCAATTATGGTTGAACTCAGAGACCTCAACGAAATTGATTCATCGCTAGACTCTTTCATCGAAACCACACTAGCAAACTACGGATTCAACACTACAGGAAGCTTCATAGAAAAAGCGAAAAAGTCAGGACACTTCTGTTTTTTCTTTGACGGCTACGACGAGGTAAACCACAACAAGAGGAAGAAACTGATAAAGGAAATCAAGCAGATATCGGACAAGTATCCCAAGTGCCCTATAATTTTATCATCCCGCCCGGACGAGGCATTCAATGGATTGGAGATATTTTCCATATTCAGCATTCTGCCGATGGACCTTGATACCGCAGTCACCCTTGTGAACAAACTACCTTTTGATCTCGACATTAAAAGCAAGTTTGTTAAAGCACTGCATGACAAATTATACAACGAACATCAATCATTCTTGTCTAACCCTCTCTTACTTTCGATCATGCTGCTAACATATGGAGAAAACTCTGAAATCCCTTCAAAACTGAGTATTTTCTATAATCAAGCTTTTGAAGCATTATTCCGCCGACATGATGCGTATAAGGGAGGCTACAATCGGGTTCGCCTTACGACGTTAGACATCCAAGATTTTTCAAGAGTTTTCAGTCTATTTTCTTTACAAACCTATGAGAAGCGCGAGTTCAAAATGTCTAGAACCGCGTGCATTACCTATATTGAAAAAAGCAGAAAAAGCTTAGGAAAAGACTTCGTCCCTGAGGCATATTTGCAGGACCTACTCACCGCAGCCTGCCTACTAACAGAGGATGGATTAGACGTAGCATTTTCACACCGCTCTTTTCAAGAGTATTTTGTTGCACTCCACATATCCGCAGCGGCCCCGGAAATACAGGAAGCTCTTATACTGAGATATTGGAAGAACATGAAGTCTGACGACGTGATAAAACTCCTCATAGAAATTAACCCTGAACTGGTAGAACGAGTATTACTCATCCCCGAACTGGACAAGCTTTTCAGCAAGCTGAAGGTAAACAAAACCGTTGGCGTCACTCATACCGCAAGATTCTTCAAACAGCAGTTCACACATATTAATATCGAACGTCGCGGGCTAACAGCAACGGCCAAAGATCAAGAGGCGACCGTATTTGATCTAGCCCAGTTTGTAGTACCTCATGGAGGATATATCTTCCCTGACTCAGATGTATTTAAAAGTTTTGATGAAAGAATGGTGGCCACATATGGCAACCCAGAAAAAGGGGTGATAAGATTCCCCACGTCCGGCATGACTTACAATACTCCAATTCTACATGACCTCTTGCATTTTGAAGGAAGATTTTCGATTAAATATTTTCAAGCTTTATTCCAAGGGTACAAAAGATTGAAGCTGAAACACACTAACAGATTAGAAAACCTAGACAAGCTACTTGGAATTTAG